The proteins below are encoded in one region of Bifidobacterium dentium JCM 1195 = DSM 20436:
- a CDS encoding MFS transporter, giving the protein MSKITTVASTVPVVTEEGSADSAKWRFTGGFLAFSVLSGAAFYMTMSVLVPQRLRDIGIANSTAVLGTINAVGSIASIFIALFIGALSDRTATRWGRRTPWIFCGAFIYGVCFWALSRPISAVIIGLVYVLALIGLNMVQAPIYARISDQVAPTSRATVSAAIGAGGVIGQGIGTLVGSSLIEHMELGFICAGMCALAAGVLSVVIAPREPSSENMPKNTDEPLWKVVAASLTPPLKNCADFYRAFICRTCLIVAYQMVFSYQLYILQDYIGQDKLSAAASIQVISVITMIVSIIASLVAGPIADALNRRKAPIIVACTFFAIGLAMPWIFPTQQGMFLFGGIASFGYGMYLSVDQALNVDVLPNKETAGKDLGFMNIATCAGQAIGVAITSTLVSVLGSYTVVFPVAIGMTAIAAISVLGIKRVR; this is encoded by the coding sequence ATGTCGAAAATCACTACGGTCGCATCCACCGTGCCGGTCGTAACGGAGGAAGGATCGGCGGATAGTGCCAAGTGGCGTTTCACCGGAGGCTTTCTTGCCTTCTCGGTGCTGTCCGGTGCGGCCTTCTACATGACGATGTCGGTGCTGGTGCCACAGCGCCTGCGTGACATCGGCATCGCCAACTCCACTGCGGTGCTTGGCACCATCAACGCGGTCGGCTCAATCGCTTCCATCTTCATCGCACTGTTCATCGGCGCGCTATCCGACCGCACCGCAACCCGTTGGGGCAGGCGCACGCCATGGATCTTCTGCGGCGCGTTCATCTACGGCGTCTGCTTCTGGGCGTTGAGCCGTCCGATCAGTGCCGTGATCATCGGCCTCGTCTACGTGCTGGCGTTGATTGGTCTGAACATGGTGCAAGCCCCGATTTACGCCCGTATCTCCGATCAGGTGGCTCCGACATCGCGTGCCACCGTGTCCGCCGCAATCGGTGCGGGCGGTGTGATCGGCCAGGGCATCGGTACGTTGGTCGGCTCCTCGCTGATCGAACATATGGAACTCGGCTTCATCTGCGCAGGCATGTGTGCGCTGGCCGCGGGCGTACTGTCCGTGGTGATCGCTCCACGCGAGCCTTCCAGTGAAAACATGCCGAAGAACACCGACGAGCCGCTGTGGAAGGTCGTGGCGGCGTCGCTTACCCCGCCGCTGAAGAATTGCGCCGACTTCTACCGTGCGTTCATTTGCCGCACCTGCCTGATCGTCGCCTACCAGATGGTGTTCAGCTATCAGCTGTACATCCTGCAGGATTACATCGGCCAGGACAAGCTGTCGGCGGCGGCTTCCATCCAGGTCATTTCCGTGATCACCATGATCGTGTCCATCATCGCGTCCCTGGTGGCAGGACCGATTGCGGACGCTCTGAACCGCCGCAAGGCGCCGATCATCGTGGCATGCACGTTCTTCGCCATCGGTTTGGCCATGCCGTGGATTTTCCCGACGCAACAGGGCATGTTCCTCTTCGGCGGCATCGCCAGCTTCGGCTATGGCATGTACCTGTCCGTCGACCAAGCGCTGAACGTCGATGTACTGCCGAACAAGGAAACCGCCGGCAAGGATCTCGGCTTCATGAACATCGCCACCTGTGCGGGGCAGGCCATCGGCGTGGCCATCACCTCCACGCTGGTGAGCGTGCTCGGCTCCTATACGGTGGTGTTCCCGGTGGCCATCGGCATGACCGCCATCGCCGCCATCAGCGTGCTGGGCATCAAACGCGTGCGCTGA
- the orn gene encoding oligoribonuclease has protein sequence MVDAHDGETYTAEGSRLIWIDCEMTGLDIFGGDELVEVSVVPTDFDLNVLDEGVDFVIKPSQKAVDHMNDFVRNMHTRSGLIKEWEHGLSLDEAQAKVVEYVKRFTPDGVKPLLAGNTIGSDKKFLDHYMPELMEHLHYRTIDVSTFKELARRWYPAVYLNRPPKNGGHRALADIIESLDELRYYRKAFMAPTPGPDEAEAKAIADDIKATSLIGEN, from the coding sequence ATGGTAGATGCGCATGACGGCGAAACATACACCGCTGAAGGCTCGCGTCTGATCTGGATCGACTGCGAGATGACCGGCTTGGATATCTTCGGCGGCGACGAACTCGTCGAAGTGTCCGTAGTGCCGACCGACTTCGATCTGAACGTGCTTGACGAGGGCGTCGATTTCGTGATCAAGCCCAGCCAGAAGGCCGTGGATCATATGAACGACTTCGTGCGCAACATGCATACCCGCTCCGGCCTGATCAAGGAGTGGGAACACGGCCTTTCTCTCGACGAGGCGCAAGCCAAGGTCGTCGAATACGTCAAGCGATTCACGCCGGACGGCGTCAAGCCATTGCTGGCCGGCAACACCATCGGCTCCGACAAGAAGTTCCTCGACCACTACATGCCGGAACTCATGGAGCACCTGCATTACCGCACCATCGACGTAAGCACGTTCAAGGAACTTGCCCGTCGCTGGTATCCGGCCGTCTACCTCAACCGTCCTCCGAAGAACGGCGGTCACCGCGCGCTCGCCGACATCATTGAGTCCCTGGATGAACTGCGTTACTACCGCAAGGCGTTCATGGCGCCGACGCCGGGACCGGATGAGGCCGAGGCCAAGGCCATCGCCGACGATATCAAGGCCACCAGTCTGATCGGCGAGAACTGA
- a CDS encoding Cof-type HAD-IIB family hydrolase, translating to MSVADWTTIDQPQDIRLVVADMDGTLLDEHGRIPEGFWDMLARLRARGVEFVPASGRQYATLRNMFASKASEVLDGGELSYIAENGNVVAVDGKVVEVHGVDLGITRRTIDMVNASVSAGEYDMGLVICGLNTAYVQRTDTPFLDEVGKYYAALKIVDDLRKVLDFAVEPDDYVPGEEIILKLAILDFGSSEQMTNNKLAHVRNDYQVVVSGQHWVDIMNPATDKKQGVEALQRALGVTPAQTAVFGDYLNDLLMLEAGDWSFAMSNGHPDLRAAARYLAPSNASRGVLKVVDRLID from the coding sequence ATGAGCGTAGCCGACTGGACCACCATCGACCAGCCGCAGGATATCCGACTCGTGGTCGCCGATATGGACGGCACCTTGTTGGACGAACATGGCCGGATTCCCGAAGGCTTCTGGGACATGCTCGCCAGACTGCGTGCGCGCGGCGTCGAATTCGTGCCGGCTTCCGGCCGCCAGTACGCCACGCTGCGCAACATGTTCGCTTCGAAGGCGTCCGAAGTGCTGGACGGGGGAGAGCTTTCCTATATCGCGGAGAACGGCAATGTCGTGGCGGTGGACGGCAAGGTCGTCGAAGTACATGGCGTCGATCTGGGCATCACGCGTCGCACCATCGACATGGTGAACGCCTCCGTGTCCGCCGGCGAATACGATATGGGTCTGGTGATCTGCGGTCTCAACACCGCATACGTGCAGCGTACCGATACGCCGTTCCTTGACGAGGTCGGCAAGTATTACGCGGCGTTGAAGATCGTCGATGACCTGCGCAAGGTGCTGGATTTCGCCGTCGAACCGGACGATTACGTTCCGGGCGAAGAAATCATCCTGAAGCTCGCGATTCTCGATTTCGGCAGTTCCGAGCAGATGACGAACAACAAGCTCGCTCATGTAAGGAACGATTACCAGGTGGTCGTCTCCGGGCAGCATTGGGTGGACATCATGAATCCGGCCACCGACAAGAAGCAGGGCGTCGAGGCGTTGCAGCGCGCGTTGGGCGTCACTCCCGCACAGACGGCGGTGTTCGGCGATTATCTTAACGACCTGCTGATGCTTGAGGCGGGTGACTGGTCGTTCGCCATGTCCAATGGCCATCCGGACCTGCGGGCGGCCGCACGTTATCTTGCGCCGTCGAACGCCAGTCGTGGTGTGCTCAAGGTTGTTGATAGGCTGATTGACTGA
- a CDS encoding PIF1 family DEAD/DEAH box helicase, whose translation MRQEEALAILGTGANVFLTGAPGAGKTYVLNEFIRQARADGASVSVTASTGIAATHINGVTIHSWSGIGLANALSDKLVTTIRMRRKRKLQAADILIIDEVSMLHAWLFDMVDQVCRIIRKDSRPFGGLQVVLSGDFFQLPPVSVSGRDHDLIVPSPEFAASRERYARAGLNPEGFVTESLVWQELSPVVCYLTEQHRQDDGKLLGVLTDIREGCVSDEDRDLLLTRLGRMPEPNQRAVNLFPVNRQADSLNDMRLFAIREEPHEYVAESSGPANLVERLKRNMLAPEHLLLKTGAAVMAVRNDTDRQFVNGSLGTVRGFASDAKGGWPIVEFENGNIVTMKPNCWQMQDGDTVLACVNQVPLRCAWAITIHKSQGMTLDRAVMDLRRTFAPGMGYVALSRVENLEGLYLAGVNERMFLVSPDAVRLDGELRLGSANASDALARYGASAFMPLPSSDADDEFAQDALF comes from the coding sequence ATGCGGCAGGAAGAGGCTCTTGCGATTCTGGGCACCGGCGCGAACGTCTTTCTGACCGGTGCGCCCGGTGCCGGTAAGACCTACGTGCTTAACGAATTCATACGTCAGGCGCGTGCGGATGGCGCCTCCGTGTCGGTCACCGCGTCGACCGGCATCGCGGCCACGCATATCAATGGAGTTACCATCCATTCATGGAGTGGCATAGGTCTTGCCAACGCGCTGTCCGATAAACTCGTCACCACCATTCGCATGCGACGCAAGCGCAAGCTGCAGGCGGCCGACATCCTCATCATCGACGAGGTTTCCATGTTGCATGCGTGGCTGTTCGACATGGTCGATCAGGTGTGCCGTATCATTCGCAAGGATTCGCGGCCGTTTGGCGGACTGCAGGTGGTGCTTTCCGGAGACTTCTTCCAGTTGCCGCCGGTGTCCGTTTCCGGGCGCGATCATGACCTGATCGTGCCCAGTCCGGAATTCGCGGCATCTCGTGAACGTTATGCGCGTGCCGGGCTCAATCCTGAGGGATTCGTCACCGAATCGTTGGTATGGCAGGAGTTGAGCCCTGTTGTCTGCTACCTGACCGAGCAGCATCGTCAAGATGACGGCAAACTGCTTGGCGTACTCACCGACATCCGGGAGGGTTGCGTCAGCGATGAGGATCGTGATCTTCTGTTGACCCGGCTGGGCCGTATGCCAGAGCCGAATCAACGGGCCGTGAATCTGTTTCCGGTCAACAGACAGGCCGATTCACTCAACGACATGCGTCTGTTCGCGATCAGGGAGGAACCGCACGAGTATGTCGCCGAATCCTCCGGCCCGGCAAATCTGGTGGAACGGCTCAAAAGGAACATGCTCGCGCCGGAACATCTGTTGCTCAAGACCGGAGCTGCCGTGATGGCGGTGCGTAACGATACCGACCGTCAGTTTGTGAACGGCTCCTTGGGCACGGTGCGTGGGTTTGCCTCTGATGCCAAAGGCGGCTGGCCGATCGTCGAGTTCGAGAACGGCAATATCGTGACCATGAAGCCGAACTGTTGGCAGATGCAGGACGGTGATACCGTGCTCGCCTGCGTGAATCAGGTGCCGTTGCGCTGCGCGTGGGCCATTACGATCCACAAGTCGCAGGGGATGACGCTCGACCGTGCGGTCATGGATCTGCGGCGCACTTTCGCGCCCGGCATGGGGTATGTGGCGTTGTCGCGGGTGGAGAATCTTGAGGGGTTATATCTGGCGGGCGTGAACGAGCGTATGTTCCTGGTCTCGCCGGATGCGGTGCGGCTTGACGGCGAGCTCAGGCTTGGTTCGGCGAATGCCAGCGATGCGCTTGCCAGATATGGCGCCTCTGCCTTCATGCCGTTGCCGTCGAGCGATGCGGACGACGAGTTCGCCCAGGATGCCCTGTTCTGA
- a CDS encoding proline--tRNA ligase: MTKALRMSTMFLRTLREDPADADVVSDKLLQRACYLRKAAPGIWTWLPLGLTVLNKIENIIREEMASIDAQEVHFSGLLPREPYEATHRWEEYGDNIFRLKDRHEADYLLAPTHEEMFTLLVKDLYSSYKDLPVTLYQIQTKYRDEFRPRAGLIRGREFIMKDAYSFTLDKEGLVKAYMDERGAYERIFDRLDLKYVPVHAMAGPMGGFESEEFLAPMEIGEDTFAQSPSGKAWNVEALTTPEPEAIDCTDTPAAEKRPTPDAATIDKMVEFANANHPRSDGRAWQASDILKNVVIAVMHPQDDNHDEPWRELVVVGVPGDRSVDMKRLEAQFTPAEIEEATEEDLKKHPELVKGYIGPMALGPQARDGKKAEAAEETGEALRYFVDAHIARGSAWFTGADEHEVDYYDLVYGRDFEADGTVEAVEVRHGDMSPDGSGPLSFERGVEIGQVFQLGLKYSNALGLKVLDQNGKTVPVWMGSYGIGVSRVMACIAETHHDDKGLAWPAVIAPAQVHVVATGKDAAAFEAAEQLIAELEAKGIEVIFDDRKKVSPGVKFKDAELIGVPLIAVAGRDTVNNGTIEVRDRNGENAEAVPVADAAQVIADRVAALLQ; the protein is encoded by the coding sequence ATGACCAAAGCACTTCGTATGTCTACCATGTTCCTGCGTACCCTGCGCGAGGACCCTGCCGATGCCGACGTCGTGTCGGACAAGCTCCTGCAGCGCGCCTGCTACCTGCGCAAGGCCGCCCCGGGCATCTGGACCTGGCTGCCGCTGGGCCTGACCGTTCTGAACAAGATCGAGAACATCATCCGTGAGGAGATGGCCTCCATCGACGCCCAGGAGGTTCATTTCTCCGGCCTGCTGCCGCGCGAGCCGTATGAGGCCACCCACCGTTGGGAAGAATACGGCGACAACATCTTCCGATTGAAGGACCGTCATGAAGCCGACTATCTGCTGGCGCCGACCCATGAGGAAATGTTCACCCTGCTGGTCAAGGACCTGTATTCCTCGTACAAGGACCTGCCGGTGACCCTCTACCAGATCCAGACCAAGTACCGCGACGAATTCCGCCCGCGTGCCGGTCTGATCCGAGGCCGCGAATTCATTATGAAGGATGCCTACTCCTTCACCCTTGACAAGGAAGGCCTCGTCAAGGCCTATATGGACGAACGCGGTGCCTACGAACGCATCTTCGACCGCCTTGACCTGAAGTATGTGCCGGTGCATGCCATGGCCGGTCCGATGGGTGGCTTCGAATCAGAGGAATTCCTGGCTCCGATGGAGATCGGCGAGGACACTTTCGCGCAGTCTCCGTCCGGCAAGGCTTGGAACGTCGAGGCGTTGACCACTCCGGAGCCGGAAGCCATCGATTGCACCGACACCCCGGCCGCCGAGAAGCGTCCGACCCCGGATGCCGCCACCATCGACAAGATGGTCGAATTCGCCAATGCCAACCATCCGCGTTCCGATGGTCGTGCGTGGCAGGCCTCCGACATTCTGAAGAACGTGGTAATCGCCGTCATGCATCCGCAGGACGACAACCATGACGAACCGTGGCGCGAACTCGTGGTCGTAGGCGTGCCCGGCGATCGTTCGGTCGATATGAAGCGTCTCGAGGCTCAGTTCACCCCGGCCGAAATCGAAGAGGCCACCGAAGAGGATCTGAAGAAGCATCCGGAACTTGTCAAGGGCTATATCGGCCCGATGGCGCTCGGTCCGCAGGCCCGTGATGGCAAGAAGGCCGAAGCCGCCGAAGAGACCGGCGAAGCGCTGCGATACTTCGTGGATGCGCATATCGCCCGCGGTTCCGCGTGGTTCACCGGCGCCGACGAACATGAGGTTGACTATTATGACCTTGTCTACGGGCGTGACTTTGAGGCCGATGGCACCGTCGAGGCCGTTGAGGTGCGTCACGGCGATATGAGCCCGGACGGTTCCGGCCCGTTGAGCTTCGAGCGTGGCGTGGAAATCGGACAGGTGTTCCAGCTGGGCCTGAAATACTCCAACGCCCTTGGTTTGAAGGTGCTCGACCAGAACGGCAAGACCGTTCCGGTGTGGATGGGTTCCTATGGCATCGGTGTGTCCCGTGTGATGGCCTGCATCGCCGAAACCCACCATGACGACAAGGGTCTGGCTTGGCCGGCCGTCATCGCCCCGGCCCAGGTGCATGTGGTCGCTACCGGCAAGGATGCGGCAGCGTTCGAAGCCGCGGAACAGCTGATCGCCGAACTCGAGGCCAAGGGCATCGAGGTCATTTTCGATGACCGTAAGAAGGTCTCACCGGGTGTGAAGTTCAAGGATGCCGAGCTGATCGGCGTACCGCTGATCGCCGTTGCCGGCCGCGACACCGTGAACAATGGCACCATTGAAGTGCGCGATCGCAATGGCGAGAACGCCGAGGCGGTGCCGGTCGCCGATGCGGCGCAGGTGATTGCCGACCGCGTCGCAGCTCTGCTCCAATAG